The region TCACCGGGATCGAGCCCGTACTCGTCGGCCAGGATCCGGCGGCCCTCGTCGAAGACGGCGAGCGCCTCGGTCTGCCGGCCGCGCCGGTACAGCGCCAGCATCAGTTGCGCGCGGGCGCCCTCGCGCGCCGGGTTCGCCGACACGAACCGGCCCAGCTCGGTCAGCAGGCTCGCGTGTCGACCGGTCGCGGCCGGTTCGCCGCCGCCGCCCGACACCCCGTCGGCGAGGGCCGCGGTGAACCGCCCCTCCTCGGCGCCGAGCCGCAGCTCGGTCAGGCGCACCGCCTCCGGGCGGACCACCGTCAGCTCCGCCACCCCGGCCAGCGGTTCCCCCCGCCACAGCGCCAGCGCCTCGGTGTAGCAGCGTTCCGCCGTTGCCGGGTCGCCGGCCGAGAACGCGTCCGCCGCCCGTCCGAGCAGCCGGTCGAACCGGACCGCGTCGATGGATTCGACCGGCACTCGCAGCTCGTACCCCTTCGAGCGGCTCAGCAGGACCCGGGCGGGCTCGCGGGGGGAGCGCTGGGGCTCGACGGCCCGGCGCAGCCCGGCGACGTACGTCCGCAGTGTCATCTCCGCGCTCGCCGGCGGCCGCCCGTCCCAGAGCGCGTCGACCAGCCAGTCGGCGGAGACGTACCGATTCGGTCGAAGCAGGAACAGGACGAGCAGGGCTTGCTGTTTCGGTCCCCCGATCGGCACCACCCGGCCATCGCGGAGGATCTCCGGCGGACCCAACATCTGAAACTGCACACCATCACCACGGTGGTCTCGACATGCCCGAGGTTTGAGTATCGCAGCGCGCGTGGCTGACCTGACGACCACCGTTCGGCGCACCGGTCGGGTCGGCGGCACGACCTGATTGGACAAGCCTCGCCGATGATCGGTGCGGCGTTGTGGCCTTGTTCGGGGCCGCACAGCCAGCTTGCCGACGGTGGCCCGAGCATGCACCCACGTCACGCGTTCGATCCGGCAGCCCCTACGCGAGCCGCCACCGGGCGACGGCGAGGATCGTCGTCGTGATCGTCGATGCCCCGAGCCCTTACTTCTTTCGGAGAAGAAAGCAAGAGGGCTCAATGACGGCGCCGGCGAGGATCGAATGACCACCGTTTCCCGCCCAACTTCTCCTGCTGTGGCCAAGTTTGGGCTGTTCGTAGCCCCACCGAGAGCCGTCGTGGCCGATTCGTTACTTGACGCAGATAGTTCGTTCGCCGTAGGAAGGAAGTGTGATTGACGTGGTGACACCACCAGTGAGCCCGATCAGCCGGGAGCGGTCCAAGGAGATCAAGCGGAGTTCCGTGATCTCGACCGCCCGGCAGGTACGGGTGCTGTCCCGTGCCGAGCTCACCGAGCTCACCGGGCTCAGTCCCGCCACCCTCACGCCCCTGGTCCGTGAGCTGATCGCCGAGGGTTACCTGATCGAGCGCGGCCCCGGCACCTCCCGTGCCGGGCGTCCCCGCGCGATGCTGGAGTTCAACCCGCGCGCCGAACTGGTAGCGGCGGTCGCACTGGAACCCGCCCGGATCAGCTGCGAGATCGCCGACAGCGACGGCGAGGTGATAGCGCACCGCGTGGTCCGGTTCAGCGGCGACATCGTCGACACCGTCTGCCGGTCGGTACCGGAACTGGCCGGTGACGGACTGCCCGCACTGCGCGGGATCGCCATCGCCGCACCCGGTGTCTCCTCCGGTGGGGCGGTCCGGCTGGCGCCCTCGGTCGGCCTCGTCGAGGGCCGCCCGGTGGGTGAGTCGGTGCAGCAGCGGCTGGGCGTACCGGTAGTGGTGGACAACGACGTCAACCTGATGGCCGCCGGTGAGCACGCCGTCGGTGCCGGTGCCGACGTCGCCGACCTGCTGCTGCTGCACGTGGCGGACGGTATCGGTGCCGGACTGGTCCTGGACGGCCACGTCCGCCGGGGTGCCGGCGGGGCGGCCGGCGAGGTCGGCTTCCTGCCGCTCGATCCGGCTCCGCAGGGACACGACGGCGTCGGGCCGTTCGAGGAACGCTGGTCGGCGAACGCGATCGCCGAGCGGGTCGTCGCCCTGCGGCCGGGTCGTCGTCCGGTCCGTCCCGTGCAGACCCTGGTCGAACTGTCGCGCACCGACGACGCGGCGGCCCGCTACCTCGACGAGGTGCTGCGCGCGTGGGCCCGGCTGATCGTCGCCTGCGTCTGCGTGGTGGATCCCGGCCGGGTCCTGCTCAGCGGTGCCGCCGCCCAACTCGACGACCCGGCGCTCGAACGAATCCAGGCCCTGGTCGCGGAGGCCGCGCCGGCCACCACCGAGGTGCGCCGAGCCCTCCTCGGCGACCGCGCCGTCCTGCACGGCGCGATCAGCTACGCCCTCTCGGCCGCCGCCACCGGCCTGCCGACCCTGCTTCCCTCGCCCTGACTACCGCAGTTCCCCCATCCCCCTCGGAGGTACCCCCATGAGACGTCGACTAGTACTTGCCGGAACCCTGGCCGCGGTCCTCGCCGCCGGCACCGCCTGCGGTGGTGCCGCGGACGATTCCGCCGCCAGCGCGAGCGTGGACAAGCTGGTGATCTACACCGCGCGGGACAAGAAGGTCACCGACTACGTCGTGGAACAGTTCACCGGCAAGTTCCCCGAGTACAAGGGGAAGGTCGAGGTCCTCAACCTGGGCGCCCAGGAGATCCTGGAGCGGGTACGTGCCGAGAAGGCGAACCCGCAGGCCGACGTCTGGTGGGGTGGCACCCAGCAGGGGCTCGCCACGGGAGCGTCCGAGGACCTGCTGGCGGCCTGGCAGCCGACCTTCGCCGAGAAGATGGACGCCCAGTACAGGGACGCCGACGGCCGGTGGTTCGGGGAGATCCTGCTGCCCGAGGTGATCATGTACAACAACAAGGCGCTCACCGCCGAACAGGCGCCGAAGGACTGGGACGACCTGCTCGCTCCGCAGTGGAAAGACAAGGTCATCATCCGCGACGTGGCCGCGTCCGGAACCATGCGGTCGATCTACGCCTCGATGATCCAGCGGCTGTCCAAGGACGGCAGCGACCCGCAGCCCGGTTACGACTGGCTGCGCAAGCTCGACGCGAACACCGGTGCGTACGCGGCCAACCCGGCCGACCTCTACCTGAAGCTCTCCCGCCAGCAGGGGACGCTCAGTGCCTGGAACCTCCAGGACATCCTGCTCCAGGCCGACCAGTCGAACATGCCGTTCGGCTACGTCATCCCCGCCTCCGGCGCACCGATCCTGGTCGACGGGCTCGCCGCGATCAAGGGCGACAACACCACCGGCGCGCAGAAGTTCATCGAGTACCTCTTCGACGACAAGCTGCGCGCGGACCTGGCCCGGGACTACTACCAGATCCCGGCCGTGGAGATCGCCGACCAGCCGGAGTGGCTGGCCCAGCTCGATCTGAAGCCGATGGACGTCGACTGGAACGTGATCGCCAAGAACGAGACCGAGTGGATCAACCACTGGAACGCCCAGATCAAGAACAAGGGCTGACCGGCACGGCGCCGGACCGGTGCGACCGCCCGGTCCGGCGCCGCCGTCCGCTGGTATCCGAACACCGCCGTACGACCCGCCGCACGACCGAACAGGCACGCCGTACGGCGTCGTCCGGCACCGGATAGAGGAGAGAGGCATCATGATCGATGTCACGCTGGAGTCGGTGAGCAAGCGTTTCGCGCGTGCCGGCGACACCGCCGCGGTTGACGACGTCGACATCCACATCGCCGCCGGTGAGTTCTTCACCCTGCTCGGCCCGAGTGGCTGCGGCAAGACCACCACGCTGCGGATGGTGGCCGGGTTCTACTTCCCCACGTCCGGCCGGATCCGGTTCGGCGCCGAGGACGTGACCCGGATGCCGCCGAACAAGCGAGACGCCGGCATGGTCTTCCAGAACTACGCCCTCTTCCCGCACCTGAGTGTCGCGCAGAACGTCGCGTACGGGTTGAAGATCCGTAAGGTCGGACGGGTCGAGTCCCGGCGGCGGGTGGAGGAAGCCCTCGGCCAGGTGCACCTGGCCGGGTACGGCGGACGCCGGATCGACCAGCTCTCCGGCGGCCAGCAGCAGCGGGTCGCCCTGGCCCGAGCCCTGGTCATCCGGCCGCGCACGCTGCTGCTGGACGAGCCGCTGTCCAATCTCGACGCCAAGCTGCGCGAGGAGACCCGGACCGAGATCCGCCGGATCCAGCGGGACGCCGGGACCACCTCGCTCTACGTGACGCACGACCAGGCCGAGGCGATGGCGATGTCCGACCGGATCGCCGTGATGGAGTCGGGGCGGGTACAGCAGGTCGGCTCACCCCGGGAGATCTACCACCGGCCGGCGACCTCGTTCGTCGCCCGGTTCATCGGCCGCAGCAACGTACTGTCGCTCCCGGTGGTCGACGCGACGGCGGACTCGGTGACCGTGCGGCTGCCCGGCGACGGCGAGATCAGGGTCCCGGCACCGGCCGAACACGGCCTCGCCGCCACGGACACCGCGCTGGTCTCGATCCGTCCCGAGCACATCGGGCTCGGTGCGGTCACCGACCCGGACGCGCTGAGCGGCCGGGTGACCGAGTTGGAGTTCACCGGCATGGCGACCACGCTGACCGTCGACGTGGCGGGAGAGTCGGTGCAGGTCGCCGCGGTGGAGGTGCCGGCCGGGCTGAGCGTGGGTGACCAGGTCGGGCTGCGGCTGACGGCGGCGCGCACGTGGGTGGTACGACCGTGACCGCCACGCCGACCACGACGACCTCCCGGCCGACCACCGTCACGACACCGACCGGCCGGCCGTCGCGGTTCACCGACCGGTTTCGTGGTGCGACGAACTCGACCTGGTTTCCGTACCTGCTGGTGGCGCCGCTGCTGCTGATCCTGTGGGGCTACGTGGTGCAGCCGATGCTCACCACGTTCGCCGAGAGCGCCAGCGAGGACGGCACCGCCAACTACACCAGCTTCCTGTCCGGGGACGGCGTCGCCCGCTCGTCGCTGATCACCTCACTTGTGATCTCGGCGGCCAGCGTGCTGCTCTGCGGCATCGTCGGCGTCGCGATGGCCTTCCTGCTCAAGCGCTTCTCGTTCCCCGGCCGCCGGTTGATCGAGGCGATCATCCTGGTGCCGGCGGCGCTGCCGCCGCTGATCGGTGCGATCTCGTTCCAACTGCTGTTCAGCGAGACCGGCATCCTGCCGCGCGGGCTGCAACAGCTCTTCGGTACGGAGAGCGCGGTGCTGCCGTTCAGCGGCATCGCCGGCGTGCTGGTGGTGCACACCTTCACCATGTACCCGTTCTTCTACCTGGCCGCATCGGCGGCACTGGCCGGGATGGACCCGTCGGTCGAGGAGGCCGCCTACAACCTCGGTGCCGGTCGGGTCCGGGTCTGGCGAACGGTCCTGCTGCCGATGCTCACCCCGGCACTCGTCTCCGCCTCGCTGCTGGTCTTCATGACCTCGCTGGCGTCGTACACCGCTCCGCTGCTGTTCGGGGTGGAGCAGACGATGACCATGCAGATCTACATCAACCGGACGAACGGCGACCTGCCGATGGCCTCCACCTACGCCTCGGTGCTGGGTGTGGTCTCGGTGCTCTTCCTGCTCGGCATGCGCTGGTACGAGGGGCGACGCAGCTACCGCTCACAGTCCAAGGGGGTGGCCGCGCGCCGACGCGAGATCAGCAACCCGTTCGGGCGGTGGTTCGCGCTCGGCGGCTCGCTGCTGGCCACGGCGGTCCTGCTCGCACCGGTGGCCACCATCGGAATCGTCGCCTTCTCGCTGGACGGTAGCTGGACCACCCAGGTGCTGCCGACCGACTACACCATCGAGAACTTCAAGACCATCTTCTCCGACCCGGACGCCTTCCAGCCGATCCTCAACTCACTCCAGATGAGCCTGCTGGCCACCGCCGGGTGCGTCGTGGTCGGCGTGCTCATCGCGTACGCCGTTCGTCGGCTCACCTTCGTCGGACGCGGCCTGCTCGACGTGGCGGTCATGCTCGCCTGGGCGCTGCCGGGCACGGTCGTCGCGATCAACCTGATCTCGGCGTTCAGCACCGGCAACGCATTCAGCTTCGGGCAGGTGCTGATCGGCACCTTCTGGATCATGCCACTGGCCTACTTCGTCCGGTTCCTGCCGCTGGTCTTCCGGTCCAGTTCCGCGACCCTGGCCCAGATCGACCCCTCGCTGGAGGAGGCGGCCCGCAACCTCGGCGCCTCCTGGTGGCGGGCGTTCGGCTCGGTCACCCTGCGGCTGATGCTGCCGGGCGTGATCGCCGGCGCGCTGCTCGCGTTCGTGCACGGTGTCGGCGAGTTCGTCGCCTCGGTGCTGATCTACACCTCCAGCACCGCCCCGATCTCGGTCGAGATCAACAACCGGATGTACTCGTTCGAGGTCGGCACCGCCGCCGCGTACGGCATGCTCCAGGTGGTGCTGATCTTCGTCGTGATGGTGGTCTCGGGCCGGCTGGACAGCGGGCGCCGAGCTTCCCGAGAGGCAGCACAGTGGACGAACTGAGCGCACACTGGCCGACCGGCGGCGGCCTCGCCCCGATCGTCCGGGTACCCGGCGGTGAACTGGCCGAGGTGGCCGGGGCGGCGGACTTCGCCGTCCTGCCGGTCGGGGCGGTTGAGTGGCACGGCCCGCACCTGCCGTTGGGCACCGACCTGATCCTCGCCGAGGGCTTCGCGGCGCACAGTGCGGTCGCCGCCGGCCACCGTGGGGTGCTCTTCCCCGCCGTGCCGTACGCGGCCTGCCCGGGGCAGACCCGACCGTGGCCGGGCACGGTGGCGATCCGCCCCGAGATCGCGGTCGGCTACCTCGCCGACGTGATCGAGGGGATCGTCGCGGCCGGATTCCCCCGGCTGCTCATCGTCAACGGACACGACGCGAACATGTCCACCGTCCGGGCGGCGATGGAGTGGGTCTCCGGTCGGCGCCGGGCCAGCCTCCTGCTGGTCAACTGGTTCCAGTTGGTGACCCCGGCGGAGACGACCGAGATCTACGGTCCGCTGCCGTCGCGCGGCCACGGCGGCGCGTACGAGACCTCCGGTGTGCTCGGCTTCGACCCCGACGCGGTACGCCTCGACGCGGTCACCGACCTTCCACCGAAGCCCAAGCTCCCGGTCGACCACCCGTACGTGCTGGTCGAGTCCCGGCCCGAGCCGTGGCAGGGCTGGTCCGGGCACATCTCGCTGGCGAACGTGGCCGCCGGAACACGGGTCCGCGAACTGGCCGGCGGGCGCCTTCGCGACATCGTCGACGCCTGGATCGCCGCCCCGCTCCCCGCCCCGCCAACCGACGACCCGCCGGGGAAGGAGTCGTGACCGTGGACCGAGAGTTCGACATCGTCGACTTCCACCTGCACTTCCAGATCGGCGCCGACCAGACCATCCGGGACGCCGAATGCACGGCCGGCATGCACCCCGGCGGCGACCACGAGCGGGCGGTACGCTCCGCCGGCTCGGCCCCGTACGCCGAGCAGTGGCGGCGGACCTGGAGCTTCCCGGACCCGGAACCGCCCTCGGCGGACCGGGCTGGCGAAGCCGACCGGTGGGCCGCGGAGCTTCGGGCACACCGGATCCGCCGCGCTGTCTTCGTCACCGGCGGCGGCAACGACGCCGTCGCCGACGTGGTCGACCGGCACCCGGACCTGCTGCTCGGCTTCGCCCACCACGACCCGTTCGCCCCCGGCGCCGCCGCCGAACTGGAACGCGCGGTGGTGGAACGCGGTTTGCGGGGGCTGAAGCTGTTCGCCCCGCTGCTGCGCGGGCCGGTCGACGACGAGTCGCTGGACCCGCTCTGGGCGACCGCCCAGCGGCTCGGCGTCCCGGTGCTGGTGCACGTCGGGCACTACGGCAGCGCGGGTGGCCTCTCGGCCAGCCCACACGACAGCCCCAACCACCTCGCCCGGGTCGCCCGCCGCTATCCGGAGCTGTCGATAGTGGTGCCGCACTTCGGTGTCCAGCACGTGCAGGAGCTGCTTTTCGCCGCCTGGGCCTGCCCGAACATCCACGTCGACACCTCCGGCTCCAACCAGTGGGTGCGCTGGATGCCGTACCGGCTCACCCTGGACGACCTGTTCCGTCGCTGCTACGAGACGATCGGGCCGAGCCGGATCGTCTTCGGCAGCGACTCGTCGTGGTTCCCGCGCGGATACGTCACCCGGTACCTCGACGACCAGCTCCGGATCTGCCGGGAGATGGCCATGCCCGACGACCACCTGCGCGCCATCTTCGCCGGAAACGCCGAACGGCTGCTCGGCCTCACAAGGTAAGGAAACATCATGGACACGCCGTCGCTGACCACCTACCAGCAGTACCACCTGCGTCCGACCTACCAGCACCACGTGGGGTACCTCTTCGCGCCGATGGTCCGGGCCAGTCAGGCCCACGTGGTGATGCTGACCGAGCAGGGACTCATCCCCGCCGAGCGGGGCGCCCGGCTGCTGCGCGGGCTGCGCGAGCTGTCCACCGACACCGGCCCGGCGACCGCGTACGACGGCAGCTTCGAGGACGTCTACTTCATGATGGAGAAGCGGCTGGCGCAAGCCTGCCGGATCCCGACCTCACAGCTCGACGTGCAGCTGGCCCGCAGCCGCAACGACCTGGACGCCGGGGTGTTCCGGATGGTGCTGCGCGACCAGTTGGTCGGCGTACTGGGTCGGGTGCTGGCGGCGGCCACGACCGCGCTGGAGCGGGCCGACCGGTACGCGGACGTGGTGATCACCGGCTACACCCACCGCCGACCCGCCCAGCCGACCACCATCGGACACGCCCTCGCCGGCTACGCCGAGGCGCTCGCCGGTGAGGCGGTGCTCTACGCCGACGTGATCGACCAGCTCAACATCTCACCGCTGGGCTCGTGTGCCTTCGCCGGCACCGACCTGGACATCTCCCCAGCCCGGGTGGCCGAACTACTCGGCTTCGACGGCCTCGTGACCAACTCCTACGAGGCGGTTGCCGGCGCCGACCACCTGGTACGGGTGGCCACCCTCAACGCGCAGTCGCTGGCCACCGGCGCCCGGTTGGCGCGAACCCTGATGGACTGGCTGACCTGGCGCTGGGTGGCCACCCCCGGCGACTTCACCCAGGGCAGCAGCATCATGCCGCAGAAGCGGAACCCGGTCGTGCTGGAACACCTCGTCTCGATGGCCGGGGCCGAGGCCGCGGACGCCGCGTCGGTGCTCAACAACGTCGGCGCCGCCTGGTGGGAGGACTCCAACAACGCCACCACCGACGTGCAGGTCCGACTCTGGGACAGCTGCGACCGCGCGGACCGCTTCTTCGCCCTGCTCGGCGGCTTCCTCGCCGAACTGGAACCGCTGGAACCGCCGACCCGCGAGGAGATCGTCGCCTCCGGCGCCACGACCACCGCGGCGGCGGACGCGCTCACCCGACACGGCGTACCGTTCCGGGCCGCGCACTCGGTGGTCGGCCGGCTGGTGCGCGACAGTGCCCCGGACGGCTGGACCGCCGAGTCGGTCCGGGCGGCGGCCGACGCGGTCGGGATCGGCGAACCGCTGACCGACGTGGCCGTCGCGCACCTGATCGCCGCGGCGGTCCGGCCGGAACTGGTTCTCGACCGGGCCCAGGCCGACGGTCCCGGCACCGCGGCCGTTCGCGCCCAGGTCACGGTCGTGCGAAGCACTGTCGACAAGGTGGCCGGTAGGCTGGCCGGGGTAACGGACCGGCTGGCCCGCGCCGATCGGGCGCTCGACGAGGTGGCGACCGAGATGGCGGCCCGATGAACGAGCGGAGCGACCCATGGGGACGACCGCGACCAGCGGCCGACCCGACGATCGCGAACGAACGGCTGACCCTGTGACGATTCGGTCCACCACCGCCCGTCCGGTCGGGGCCGCGACCGCGCTGCCCGCCCCGACCGGTCGACCCGACGCCGCGAAGCCGCACGGGCCCCGGCTGCTCGGTATCGACTTCGGTGGCACCAAGATGGCGATCGGGGTCGCCGACGCCGAGGGTCGGCTGCTGACCAGCGAGCGGGTCCCGACGTACGCCGAGCGGGGCGCGCCGCAGGCCCTGGAGCGCGCGCTCGACCTGGCCGAGAAGCTGATCGCCGAGGTCGGCGGGCCGGTCGCGGCGGCCGGGGTGGCCTCGCCCGGGGTGGTCCGTCCGGACGGTATCGACCTGGCTCCGAACGTGCCCGGCTGGGAGCGGCTCCGGCTGGCCGACGCGGTCCGCGACCGGCTCGGCGTCGAGACGGTACGGGTCGACAACGACCTCAACGCGGCCGCGCTGGCCGAGTTGCGCCTCGGCGCGCTGCGCGGCGTCGATCCGGGTCTGGTGATCGGGCTCGGCACCGGGGTGGCGGCGGCCGTCACGGTTCGCGGCGCCGTGGTGGTCGGGCACCACGGGGCGGCCGGCGAGATCGGGTACGCGGTGACCGGCGACGGATTTCCCGGCACCATGCTGGAGTCCATATTCTCCGGTCGGGCACTGGACCAACTGGCCCAGCGGTTGGCAATCCCCGACGGCGCGGCCGGTCTGAGCGCCCGTGCGGTCGGCCCCGGCCCGGTCCGCGACGCGCTGCTGGGCCGGCTCGACGAACTGGCCCGGCACCTGGTCACCTGCTGCCTGCTGCTCGATCCCGAGCGGGTGGTACTGGTCGGTGGGGTGGCCGGCAGCGAACTGATCCACGGCCTGCTCGCCGAACGGCTCGCCCGGGTGCTGCCGCACCCGCCGGAGATCGTGCTGTCCGGATTCGCCGACGACTCCGCGCTGTTGGGCGCGGTCACCATGGCCCGGGAGGCGTTGCCCGCCGACCCGCGCCACCGGGACGGCTGAACCCCGGACCCGTGCGGCGCCGGATTCTCCTTACGGCTCGGGCATCGATGGCATTGCATCGATCGACCAATCACTCTACGGTTGCATTCGATCGCGCTGCGCGGTCGAGAGTCCGGCCGCCGGTGATCGCGCGGCGACGACCCCAACCATCCGTACGGCAACTGGCGGGAGCGTGTGCGCATGTCGGGGCGCGTGATCTACATGGCACCGGAGGTCGCCGCCGAGGCGGGCGGCGTACGGATGCTCAGCCGGCACGTGTCCCTGCTGTGCGAAGCGGGAATCGACGCGGCCCTGTGGTGCCCGGCGCCCGGCTACCGCTACACCTGGTTCGACGAGGTCGTACCCATGCTGTCCGGCACGGACCTGGAACTGACCGCCGACGACCTGCTGGTGGTGCCCGAGCCGGCGGTGCTGCCCGGCCGCGACCCGGCCCCCGGCGCCCGCAAGGTCATCTTCAACCAGAACCACTTCTACACCCTGCTCACCTGGC is a window of Micromonospora sp. NBC_01699 DNA encoding:
- a CDS encoding ROK family protein — protein: MTPPVSPISRERSKEIKRSSVISTARQVRVLSRAELTELTGLSPATLTPLVRELIAEGYLIERGPGTSRAGRPRAMLEFNPRAELVAAVALEPARISCEIADSDGEVIAHRVVRFSGDIVDTVCRSVPELAGDGLPALRGIAIAAPGVSSGGAVRLAPSVGLVEGRPVGESVQQRLGVPVVVDNDVNLMAAGEHAVGAGADVADLLLLHVADGIGAGLVLDGHVRRGAGGAAGEVGFLPLDPAPQGHDGVGPFEERWSANAIAERVVALRPGRRPVRPVQTLVELSRTDDAAARYLDEVLRAWARLIVACVCVVDPGRVLLSGAAAQLDDPALERIQALVAEAAPATTEVRRALLGDRAVLHGAISYALSAAATGLPTLLPSP
- a CDS encoding extracellular solute-binding protein, whose translation is MRRRLVLAGTLAAVLAAGTACGGAADDSAASASVDKLVIYTARDKKVTDYVVEQFTGKFPEYKGKVEVLNLGAQEILERVRAEKANPQADVWWGGTQQGLATGASEDLLAAWQPTFAEKMDAQYRDADGRWFGEILLPEVIMYNNKALTAEQAPKDWDDLLAPQWKDKVIIRDVAASGTMRSIYASMIQRLSKDGSDPQPGYDWLRKLDANTGAYAANPADLYLKLSRQQGTLSAWNLQDILLQADQSNMPFGYVIPASGAPILVDGLAAIKGDNTTGAQKFIEYLFDDKLRADLARDYYQIPAVEIADQPEWLAQLDLKPMDVDWNVIAKNETEWINHWNAQIKNKG
- a CDS encoding ABC transporter ATP-binding protein, with amino-acid sequence MIDVTLESVSKRFARAGDTAAVDDVDIHIAAGEFFTLLGPSGCGKTTTLRMVAGFYFPTSGRIRFGAEDVTRMPPNKRDAGMVFQNYALFPHLSVAQNVAYGLKIRKVGRVESRRRVEEALGQVHLAGYGGRRIDQLSGGQQQRVALARALVIRPRTLLLDEPLSNLDAKLREETRTEIRRIQRDAGTTSLYVTHDQAEAMAMSDRIAVMESGRVQQVGSPREIYHRPATSFVARFIGRSNVLSLPVVDATADSVTVRLPGDGEIRVPAPAEHGLAATDTALVSIRPEHIGLGAVTDPDALSGRVTELEFTGMATTLTVDVAGESVQVAAVEVPAGLSVGDQVGLRLTAARTWVVRP
- a CDS encoding ABC transporter permease, whose translation is MTATPTTTTSRPTTVTTPTGRPSRFTDRFRGATNSTWFPYLLVAPLLLILWGYVVQPMLTTFAESASEDGTANYTSFLSGDGVARSSLITSLVISAASVLLCGIVGVAMAFLLKRFSFPGRRLIEAIILVPAALPPLIGAISFQLLFSETGILPRGLQQLFGTESAVLPFSGIAGVLVVHTFTMYPFFYLAASAALAGMDPSVEEAAYNLGAGRVRVWRTVLLPMLTPALVSASLLVFMTSLASYTAPLLFGVEQTMTMQIYINRTNGDLPMASTYASVLGVVSVLFLLGMRWYEGRRSYRSQSKGVAARRREISNPFGRWFALGGSLLATAVLLAPVATIGIVAFSLDGSWTTQVLPTDYTIENFKTIFSDPDAFQPILNSLQMSLLATAGCVVVGVLIAYAVRRLTFVGRGLLDVAVMLAWALPGTVVAINLISAFSTGNAFSFGQVLIGTFWIMPLAYFVRFLPLVFRSSSATLAQIDPSLEEAARNLGASWWRAFGSVTLRLMLPGVIAGALLAFVHGVGEFVASVLIYTSSTAPISVEINNRMYSFEVGTAAAYGMLQVVLIFVVMVVSGRLDSGRRASREAAQWTN
- a CDS encoding creatininase family protein yields the protein MDELSAHWPTGGGLAPIVRVPGGELAEVAGAADFAVLPVGAVEWHGPHLPLGTDLILAEGFAAHSAVAAGHRGVLFPAVPYAACPGQTRPWPGTVAIRPEIAVGYLADVIEGIVAAGFPRLLIVNGHDANMSTVRAAMEWVSGRRRASLLLVNWFQLVTPAETTEIYGPLPSRGHGGAYETSGVLGFDPDAVRLDAVTDLPPKPKLPVDHPYVLVESRPEPWQGWSGHISLANVAAGTRVRELAGGRLRDIVDAWIAAPLPAPPTDDPPGKES
- a CDS encoding amidohydrolase family protein → MTVDREFDIVDFHLHFQIGADQTIRDAECTAGMHPGGDHERAVRSAGSAPYAEQWRRTWSFPDPEPPSADRAGEADRWAAELRAHRIRRAVFVTGGGNDAVADVVDRHPDLLLGFAHHDPFAPGAAAELERAVVERGLRGLKLFAPLLRGPVDDESLDPLWATAQRLGVPVLVHVGHYGSAGGLSASPHDSPNHLARVARRYPELSIVVPHFGVQHVQELLFAAWACPNIHVDTSGSNQWVRWMPYRLTLDDLFRRCYETIGPSRIVFGSDSSWFPRGYVTRYLDDQLRICREMAMPDDHLRAIFAGNAERLLGLTR
- a CDS encoding argininosuccinate lyase; translation: MDTPSLTTYQQYHLRPTYQHHVGYLFAPMVRASQAHVVMLTEQGLIPAERGARLLRGLRELSTDTGPATAYDGSFEDVYFMMEKRLAQACRIPTSQLDVQLARSRNDLDAGVFRMVLRDQLVGVLGRVLAAATTALERADRYADVVITGYTHRRPAQPTTIGHALAGYAEALAGEAVLYADVIDQLNISPLGSCAFAGTDLDISPARVAELLGFDGLVTNSYEAVAGADHLVRVATLNAQSLATGARLARTLMDWLTWRWVATPGDFTQGSSIMPQKRNPVVLEHLVSMAGAEAADAASVLNNVGAAWWEDSNNATTDVQVRLWDSCDRADRFFALLGGFLAELEPLEPPTREEIVASGATTTAAADALTRHGVPFRAAHSVVGRLVRDSAPDGWTAESVRAAADAVGIGEPLTDVAVAHLIAAAVRPELVLDRAQADGPGTAAVRAQVTVVRSTVDKVAGRLAGVTDRLARADRALDEVATEMAAR
- a CDS encoding ROK family protein; its protein translation is MTIRSTTARPVGAATALPAPTGRPDAAKPHGPRLLGIDFGGTKMAIGVADAEGRLLTSERVPTYAERGAPQALERALDLAEKLIAEVGGPVAAAGVASPGVVRPDGIDLAPNVPGWERLRLADAVRDRLGVETVRVDNDLNAAALAELRLGALRGVDPGLVIGLGTGVAAAVTVRGAVVVGHHGAAGEIGYAVTGDGFPGTMLESIFSGRALDQLAQRLAIPDGAAGLSARAVGPGPVRDALLGRLDELARHLVTCCLLLDPERVVLVGGVAGSELIHGLLAERLARVLPHPPEIVLSGFADDSALLGAVTMAREALPADPRHRDG